One Helianthus annuus cultivar XRQ/B chromosome 12, HanXRQr2.0-SUNRISE, whole genome shotgun sequence genomic region harbors:
- the LOC110893417 gene encoding uncharacterized protein LOC110893417, translating into MSGELKKEMFTAEDMYQKFQDKTGKRLGHGKAGFDKSKLRCYNCKNLGHFKRDCPLLKEGNSEATPAVKQITVEENKNNASPSTPKALVSEEINEAKEQVNKALMAKISSETSPKQFEKQTAGIPKGDNTVDKGLKSILTSVEPEKEKKCGQAEEHVSNEASEKGKEKVPAAAMKADSSKEKADKDLGHVPTFETCDREHCVSECHDLNYACCDDKVACKSPVFVPELKKNSFGKFLTEEIPEFIPSRTGVIDSEKSVSEDHGNEDSNFTASEDEQGSESSSEDQSTNDESSECSSSETIEDQDLESPNKDQSYNESSYEASEEQSSSEDNMSESSSDSDNDEKYSEDESRNKLQKWLRMLMEYIWHVDSGCSRHMTGLKELLKNFCFIDGDFVSFAGDEKGGKIVGVGDVVSEALTLENVNYVPELCYNLLSVSQVYDFSRFSWVYFLEAKSETAEVLKTFIPLIENVTKLKVKSIRSDNGSEFKNQTFISFCAEKGIHLQYSAARTPQQNGVAERKNRR; encoded by the exons ATGTCTGGGGAACTGAAAAAGGAGATGTTCACTgctgaagacatgtatcag aaatttcaagacaagACAGGAAAGCGTTTGGGTCATGGAAAAGCTGGTTTTGACAAATCCAAACTCAGGTGCTATAACTGCAAGAATCTAGgacatttcaagcgtgattgtcctCTGTTGAAAGAAGGAAACAGTGAAGCCACTCCTGCTGTTAAGCAAATCACAGTTGAAGAAAACAAGAACAATGCGTCTCCTAGCACACCAAAAGCTTTAGTGAGTGAAGAAATTAATGAAGCAAAGGAGCAAGTCAACaaagccctgatggccaagatcTCAAGTGAAACCTCTCCAAAGCAGTTTGAGAAGCAGACAGCTGGAATTCCAAAAGGAGACAATACTGTTGACAAAGGTTTGAAAAGCATTCTGACCTCAGTGGAGCCTGAAAAGGAGAAAAAGTGTGGTCAAGCAGAGGAGCATGTTTCGAACGAGGCATCTGAGAAGGGAAAGGAAAAGGTCCCAGCAGCCGCAATGAAAGCAGATTCGTCAAAAGAGAAGGCTGACAAGGACTTG ggccatgtgcctacatttgagaccTGTGATCGTGAACATTGTGTGTCTGAATGTCATGATTTGAATTATGCGTGTTGTGATGATAAAGTTGCCTGTAaatctcctgtatttgtgccagaattgAAAAAGAATAGTTTCGGAAAATTCCTCACAGAGGAAATTCCCGAATTTATTCCTTCTAGAACAGGTGTGATAGATTCAGAAAAGAGTGTCTCTGAAGATCATGGCAATGAAGATTCAAACTTTACTGCCTCAGAAGACGAGCAAGGATCAGAAAGTTCAAGTGAAGATCAATCCACCAATGATGAAAGCTCCGAATGTTCAAGTTCTGAAACCATTGAAGATCAAGATTTAGAAAGTCCAAACAAAGATCAAAGTTACAATGAGTCAAGTTACGAAGCAAGTGAAGAGCAAAGCTCAAGTGAGGACAACATGTCTGAAAGCTCATCCGATTCAGACAATGATGAAAAATACTCAGAAGATGAAAGCAGA AATAAACTGCAGAAATGGCTTCGGATGCTCATGGAATACATCTGGCATGTGGACAGCGGATGTTCGAGACACATGACTGGATTGAAGGAACTTCTGAAGAACTTTTGCTTCATTGATGGTGATTTCGTATCTTTCGCTGGAGACGAGAAAGGAGGAAAGATCGTTGGAGTTGGAGATGTAGTATCTGAAGCCCTCACGTTGGAGAACGTTAACTACGTTCCAGAATTGTGTTACAATCTTTTGAGTGTCTCACAAGTCT ATGACTTCTCTCGGTTTTCATGGGTCTATTTTCTTGAAGCAAAAAGCGAGACAGCTGAAGTTCTCAAAACATTCATCCCGCTGATTGAAAATGTGACCAAATTGAAAGTGAAGTCAATCAGAAGTGACAATGGGTCCGagttcaaaaatcagaccttCATATCTTTCTGTGCTGAAAAGGGAATTCATCTTCAATACAGTGCAGCCAGaactccccaacaaaatggagttgctgaACGTAAGAATAGACGCTGA